The Blattabacterium sp. DPU genome includes a window with the following:
- a CDS encoding c-type cytochrome, which yields MRRILFFIFIISFFLKADNSIKGDIKNGTELFKKNCTACHSIDLEKKMIGPALHGVTEKRNRKWLHQWIKNNKSLRDSGDKEAIKIYKEYGNIEMNSFPQLSEQQIDDILSFIQNPDINKKEDHEIHNEINDDKKEENKFLIKLIAFCFCILFLIVFWILYKVQILIRLIDENKGETKISIFKNYLINILYKKILENNRNKWYLFSCFTGFFLLFGIYEIWNYLMKIDVNKGYKPKQPIYFSHKIHSEINGIDCQYCHSSAKYGKVSGIPSANICMNCHITIHEYNGNYIEKGKTRNEYNQEIQKIYHAVGWDPETRKYSRKPHPIQWIRIHNMPDFVYFDHSQHIITGEKKIKQLKKVNLVCNACHGEVQKMDTVEMSNDFTMEWCISCHKNVEIDTDNKYYKEYFTKKNKKITVDMVGGTECAKCHY from the coding sequence ATGAGAAGAATTTTATTTTTTATTTTCATTATTTCTTTTTTTTTAAAAGCTGATAATAGTATAAAAGGAGACATCAAAAATGGAACTGAACTTTTTAAAAAAAATTGTACGGCATGTCATTCTATAGATTTAGAAAAAAAAATGATAGGCCCCGCTTTACATGGAGTAACTGAAAAAAGAAATCGTAAATGGTTACATCAATGGATTAAAAATAATAAATCATTGAGAGATAGTGGAGATAAAGAAGCAATAAAAATTTATAAAGAATATGGAAATATAGAAATGAATTCATTTCCTCAGTTATCAGAACAACAAATAGATGATATATTATCTTTTATACAAAATCCAGATATTAATAAAAAAGAGGATCATGAAATTCATAACGAAATAAATGATGATAAAAAAGAGGAAAATAAATTTTTAATAAAATTAATTGCTTTTTGTTTTTGTATTTTGTTTTTGATTGTATTTTGGATTTTATATAAAGTTCAAATTCTGATTAGATTAATCGATGAAAATAAAGGAGAAACAAAAATTTCTATTTTTAAAAATTATCTAATAAATATTTTATACAAAAAAATATTAGAGAATAATAGAAATAAGTGGTATTTATTTTCTTGTTTTACAGGATTTTTTTTATTATTTGGAATATATGAAATTTGGAATTATTTAATGAAAATAGATGTAAATAAAGGATATAAACCTAAACAACCTATTTATTTTTCTCATAAAATTCATTCTGAAATTAATGGAATTGATTGTCAATATTGTCATTCTTCGGCAAAATATGGTAAGGTTTCTGGAATCCCATCAGCTAATATTTGTATGAATTGTCATATTACTATTCATGAATATAATGGTAACTATATAGAAAAAGGAAAAACAAGAAATGAATATAATCAAGAAATACAAAAAATATATCATGCTGTAGGATGGGATCCAGAAACAAGAAAATATTCGAGAAAACCTCATCCCATTCAATGGATACGCATTCATAACATGCCAGATTTTGTATATTTTGATCATTCTCAACATATTATAACGGGAGAAAAAAAAATTAAACAATTAAAAAAAGTCAATTTAGTTTGTAATGCTTGTCATGGAGAAGTTCAAAAAATGGATACAGTAGAAATGTCGAATGATTTTACTATGGAATGGTGCATTTCCTGTCATAAAAATGTAGAAATAGATACTGATAATAAATATTATAAAGAATATTTTACAAAAAAAAATAAAAAAATAACAGTTGATATGGTTGGAGGAACAGAATGTGCTAAATGTCATTATTGA